The sequence TCCTGTAAGTAGCTGCTGCACGAGAGGAAAACCTGCCTTAGGTGCTGCTGAGCATCTGCGTGGAAGGGACTAGAAGCGAGAGACCCGAAGGTCTGAGCCAGCCGTGGACAGAAAGTCAGCCTTGCGAACCGAGTCATGAGAACCAGCCCCACTTGAGACTCGCCATGAACGTTCCTCTGAGCCgagtcttgtttttcttttctttaacctTACAGTTTCAAAATAATTACAGATTCACAGGatgttgcaaaaatagtacagggAGGTGAGGGGGCTTCTTACCCGGGCTTCCCCACTGGCAGCATCCGTAAGATGCAGGATGCCCCCTGGCCAGGAAGCTGGTGCCTGTGCAGCCCTGGGAGCGCCATTCTGTGCACACTGGTGTGCCTGTGGCCTTGTTATGTTGTTTGTCCGCACTGTTTGAGTGCTCTTCCCTCATTGAAAGGGCTTCATTGCAGtttcacattttccctttttttgtctaATGCTAATGGTCAGACTTTTTAACAGTTTTCCACATGCTCTTCTGACCCTTTTCCTCTGGAGTGAGCAGTCACCACTCACCAAACCCTGCCCATCCATTGGGTGCCCGTCTGGGTGGTCCCAGGACCGCAGGTGCCGTGGGGCACCCATCGGGACTTCCAGGAAATCATTTCTGCAGGATCAGTTCGCACACAGAAAGAACACAGTGCCCTTGGGAAGGGCCCCTTCCGACCACGCTGCCCCACTGGGGTCGGCTCACCGGGACGTCGTCGAGCCTGGTGCTGCCTGCCTTCTGCCTGCAGTGGGAATTGGGTGTTGCTCCCGTTTGGTTTTGTTTCCTACCTGTCAGGCTGGGCATCTTTCTGAGGGTTCCCTGACCGGCCTTTGAATTGGTTGCTTGTCCACGTGGGCCTGGAAGTTTCTCTTAAAGATGAAATGCCCCTCACCGGGGAAACGAGCTGTGCACGTTCACGGCAGGCACTCACCCCTGTGAGCCTCCCTTCTCCTCTGGTCATGTAACGGCTACTTTACAGGCCTTTGGGTTTTGGTCTGTGTTCGTGTACCACGGCacttccttccaccttccacaGTGCGGTCAGACACAGGCTGTGTGTCTAACGACAGACTGTTTCCAGtagtttttctgatattttagttttaaaattttaaataattcgcCCTTTTTTGGCattgaaaataattcattcttaCATAGTTTTCTGGttatgatttaaataattttcccatttttgactgtagtttctcagaatcctcTTTAGAATCTCAGTCCTTGTGTTTGGGTCTTCTTCGCGTACCATTATCTCACTTCTGTTTTGTGCCACACTCTCTTTAAAAGTGCCTCCCTGTGGAGTTATTTTAGACTTATGGAAGTCGTGCACACGTAGGACAGAGCCCCTGCCGCCCATCATGCGCCGCTCCCGTCCCGAGGGTGCGTGTGTCACAGCTGAGAACCTGGTGCAGCCCCACACTCAGCTGCTGTGGTTTTACTGTGTCATTGACGCTGGTTAGACTCCAGTAGTGTGGGGAATGTGAATCTGCCTTTCACATTCTCCTCATCTTTTAAGCGAATGACATAAAGTCAGGTTTCAACAATATTGCGCTAACTGTGTTTTCTCAGGCTGTTACATCCCGTGCTTGATATGGATTTGActtgtctattcttttttttgtttttcttttttctttaattctagaACCACGTTCGTTTGAAGTAGGAATGCTAGTCTggcttaaatataaaaaatacccCTTCTGGCCAGCAGTGGTAAGAACAGCTTCCTCCGTCTTCTAAGATGTAGTTATTTAaatttcatgaatttttattCCACCCATCTTCAGTTCTTGATAATTTGACCTggataaatgttttcattattttgttattcCTGGGAAAAGTTGGTGGGTTTATACAAAAGACTTCAAGAGATGCCTGTACCTAAATTAAGAAATGGTGTTAAGTTTATAGGGCAGATTTTCACCAAGCAGGCTTAGAAAGACCTGCTCGAAAAAAATatttgtggccgggtgcagtggttcacgcctgtcatcccagcactttgagaggccgaggtgggtggatcacctgaggtcaggagtttgagaccagcctggccaacacagtgaaaccgtgtctctgctaaaaatacaaaaaaattagcctggcgtggtggtgtgcgcctgtaatcccagctacttgggaggctgaggcaggaaaatcgcttgaacccgggagttggaggttgcagtgagccaagatcgtgccactgcactccagcctgggcgacagagcaagactccatctcaggaaggaagaaaaagggaaaaaaaaatttgtgatttGCTCATTTTAATTGTGCATTTTACCCCGTTTTCCCCCATTAGAGCTCATTAATTTGGATTTTGTGGTGGGGTTGGTTGCATGCATACAAACAGGAGTTTGAAATCCTGTCCAAGTTCCCGGTGTGGGTGATGCGTTCAAGCCGGGGCAGATTCTCTGCTTCCGTCTCTGCAGGCCTGGAAGTTGCAGGTCATTAGTTGATTGTTGTCCTGGGCACAGGTGCTGTCCTGGCCTTCACTTCTTCTTCATATTTTatcccttttttccctttatccTCCTAAGAGACAATGATGTTTAAATCCAAAAGGCGCTTGCTTTGCAGTAATCCGGAGATGCTTTTGTTTCTGTAATGACTGACCTCACCCGAGTCACCCAGGCTCCTTGCATGTGACTGATTATGGTTCCGGGAAACCTGGGATTGACTCTGTGTGCTGTTTGCTGGGGAGGTTCAACACATTTATGGCCTAGTTGGGCTCCTCTTATCGCCTGCTGGTCTGCAGTGATGGAGGCCGGGCTTCTGGGCCCTCCGCCCTCCCTTGGCACTGGCTTCCCCTCCCGCACCTTCCTAGTCTTCTCTTGTTTTCATCAGTTTCTGGGGTCCCTGCTGGGTTAACAGGTCACTGATGTGACAGGTTCCTGGGGCATAAGAACAGGCAGCCTCCCTGAGAGTGCAGGGTGGAAGGGCCACCGGAGGCGCTGGTCGCTGGCGCTCGTCGCTGCCTTCTCACGGTGACCCCGGGAGGCCAGGactggggaggctggggggaGGTGGCAGCGCGGGCGcagtccctgcccctcccccatgTGGCCCGGGCTTGTTCCCGAGCCTTTCTGCACTTCCTCCACTCCCCCAGAGCGTGAGGAGGACAGACCTGCCCCCCGAGCTGCTGGAGAATCTCAGGACGCTTATTTAAAGAGGCAGCTGGCAGCGGTAGCTGTGGCTGTTTTTATtcaaaaacccaaacaaaactgGCTGATTCTGCTCTGCTGGGAAAGCGTTGAAGTGACGCATGTGGCAGAGCGTGGGGCCGTTTCTTAACGCCTCCTTACGGGAGACTCTGCTAGGGCGCCCCAGAGCTGGGGCAACGCCTGTTAGATGTATCATGTGATGTCAGCCATGGTCTCTCTTTTGACGTTTTATTTTCTTGGATTTGCGAACAGGTCAAAAGCGTCAGGCAGAGAGATAAGAAAGCAAGTGTGGTCTACATCGAAGGACAAATGAACCCGAAAAGGAAAGGGTAACCCGCTGTTCTTGGTTTCTGTGAGTGGGCCCGGGTGGCAGGCTGGCCGCTCTCATTGCAGGCGTGGGGATAGGGGCAGAGGGGAGACGCCGGCACGAGTCCAGGCCTGGGCAGGGCTGGCGGGGTCTCATTGGAGGCATGTCCTTCTCGTGACCTCTCCCTCGCTGGGAAGGGTGAGTCACACAAAGGCTGTGTGTGAAGGATCTGGTCAAACACTGCAGTTTTCACAACCTGATTTGCTGGCTTTGAAAGGCAGCCCAACCAGACACTCCCTGTGGCCCTGTTTCCCACAAACTAGCAAAATGTCCACGCAGGTGTGCAGACAGCGTCCTGCATCCACCTGAGATTGCCCCTGGGTTACGTGATTGTTCCTTAGTCATGGGACGAAAACACACGTGGATGGATCAGCCGGCCGAAAGCAGCCTTTAAAACCTTCGCACTGCACATCCCCAAGTCAGACGTGCAGAACCGGTGTCATCTGGTGCTTCTGTGCTGCTCCCGAGAGGTGGGAGGTGTGGAGTGGAGACCCAGGCCCCAGAGTCGGCCTGGCCTGGCAGGGCCCAGTCAGTGCTGCTGAAGTCACTGGGCCCACCATGGTGCGTTGGGGGCTTCTTGGCAGCTGGGGAAACGGTCACCTTCCGTAAATAAGCTGGGGCTGGCGGGGACTCCAGCGGCCTCCACTGATCTTAATCAGGCAGGGAAAGGTTTTTAGCTTATTAGAGGAAGTTCATTCTTGTTAacttttccctctctctgcttCAAGTTTCACAGTGTCTCTTAAAAGTTTAAAGCACTTTGATTGTAAAGAGAAACAGACACTTCTGGTAGGTGGATTATGGTTTGTGCTTGCTTTAAATGGTTTACTTTGTGATTAGTAAATGTGTCCTCTGTGTGTAGCTCTTGAAATCCTGGCTGCGGTGCATGCGTGTGAATGATTGTGGGAAGTAACAGAGCCGGGCTGCACTCTGGCCGTTAGAGTTAGATCACGGGCTCAGTCACTGCACTAAATTCTCACGACTGTCCTGGGAAGTTGTGGCCCCATTTCCCCGCTTTACAGGTAAGGAAGCTGGGACTCTGGTGAGGACAGTTTGCCCAGGGCCACCAGGCAAGGCTGCAGCAGAGAGCCCCTGCGCAAGGCCACCGCCTTCCCCGGCCGACTGTCTCAGTCCACCCCACGGCACGGGGGCCTCGGTAGCCAGCGCCTTGCAGCCGGGGGCGTCCCTAGGTCAGCGTCGGGAGCCCTTTGGGCCCTTGAGTGCCACCTGTGAGCCTGGCTGATACCACGTGGTAGACAGCTTGCTGCGGAGCGGCTTCCCGCTCCCTGGATCTGCAGCCAGCTTTCATCACGTGCTGTCGATGAACTGCAAGGGGTTTGTCTAACTCAGAAATGTCTATTTTCCCTCTAGAAATACTCATTTTGTTGTAGCGACTTTCAGGACCAACACGTCAACTCAGTGCAGTTATTTTTACtcctctggaaaaaaagaaaatgtggtgggtCTTTTCCACTCTGAGGGATCTgagttactttcttttctttctttcttttttttttttgagacagagtctcattctgtcgcctaggctggagtgcagtggtgtgatcttggctcactgcaacctctgcctcctgggttcaagcgattctgctgcctcagccttacgagtagctgggactacaggcatgcaccaccacaccccgctaatttttgtatttttagtagagacggggtttcatcatactggccaggctggtcttgaactcctgacctcatgatccgcctgcctcggcctctcaaagtgctgggattacaggcgtgagccactgtgcctggccggatctgagttcctttctcaaaATGGATGAAGGTGTGGGGTGAGGAGGACAGCAGGAAGCTCCGTGCCTTAAATGTAGAAGGGCTGCTGTTTATATAAAACACCCTGGGTCCTGAGAGTGCACTTGCGTCTGCCCGTGAGTCAGGTGTGTGGGGCTCCCGAAGCCCACTGGATTCAGTGGCAGTCACTGTGGCCTCCGAGGGATGATGTTGGGGAGGCCGTGCTTTAGGAAAGTGCAGGGGCTGCGGGCCGGCAGAGAGCGGCGTCCACCCGGCCCTGGGGTGTTCTGATGGGTGCCCCCAGTGGCCCTCGGCTCCAGAGCCTTCCCTGGGTCGTTGTGTGATGGTCGTGGCTTTGTGGCATCTTTGGGGCTGCTGTGTCCTTTTCTGAGGACCCACCCTGCTGCCAGCCCAGGTGCTGTTAGCGCAGCCCAGGTGGTGGCCTAGCCTGGCTGCAGTCAACAGCTCCCAACAAAAACGGCTGTTAGAGCAGCTTATTTCCAGGACATCACGTCCTGTCATGTGGCACAGTGGCCACATGGGAGGTGTTTCCACCATTGATGCGTTCAGATTGGCCCAAGCCGTCGGGTCCCCTGTGCCCACCATTTGAGCAGCTCAGGGCCCAGACCTGTGCCTGGTGGATTTCCCGTTTCCCAGGGGATCCCTGCCTGAGGTGTCTGCCCCTTTGTCAGGGAGGATCAGAGGTGTGGACTGGAGGGTGGGGATCCTGGACACCTGGCTGGTCCGTGGGCTCTGTGTGGCTTCTGAACCCGGGGTGCTTGGCACTGCCTCCCACTGACGCCTGTCGCCCGGGTCTCATTGTAGAACCAAGCCAGGGTGGACTTCGACCAGGCCATTGGTTGGTGCATCTCCCTCATCACTGACTACAGGGTCCGGTTAGGTATGCAGGGTGCTGGGGAGGGGTGGAGCCGGGCGGCAGGCATCCGGCCTCCTCTGAAGACTCCCTGGAGGGGTTGGGCTGGAGCTGCCTGGAGGCAGAGCATATTTTCATGGCCCTGGGACATTCCCTGTGGGTGGGCTGGGGTTCTGGCCTGGCCTGATTATTTCCTAAACAGAGATACTGGGCTGGCTCCTGGCACACACTTCCCGGGACTCCTCTTAAGTCTACAGAGTGCTctctcccctccaccccctgcaGGCTGCGGGTCTTTTGCTGGCTCTTTCCTGGAATATTACGCGGCTGATATAAGTAAGTCTACAGGCACATCTTGGAAAGTGTAGTCTGCCTTTTAGTCCTTTAGAAAAAGCAATCTTCTATGTCTAGAGCTGTGGAAGGGGACGTTGGGGTCAAGGCACTGTCCATAGCCACACAGCATTGTGCAACCCCTATGAGGTTTTGACCCCTGAGGCTCCCTGGGACCTCCGGCTGCTGGTGTCCACTGGCACAGCTTCCCCAGCCTGCCCTGGGGCCCTCGTCCCATGGGCCACACCCACCCTGTCCCCGCTGTGGCTGGTGGCTGCACACATCAGCTATTGTTAGGAATGTAGGCCAGgtatggaggctcacacctgtaacctcagcactttgggaggctgaagcaagaggattgcttgaggccaggaattcaagactagcctgggcaacagagcaagaccctgtctccacaaaaaaaatagaaaaaaatgagctaGGCATGTGGCATGCgcgcctgcaaccccagctactttggaggcagaggcgggagaatGACTTCAGCCTGAGAGTTCAAGGCGGTGGTGACCTGTGTGTCTGCCctgctgcactcctgcctgagtgacagagcaagaccttgtctcaaaaaagaacgtgtcgttggccgggtgcggtggctcaagcctgtaatcccggcactttgggaggccgagacgggcggatcacgaggtcaggagatcgagaccatcctggctaacctggtgaaaccccgtctctactaaaaaaaatacagaaaaactagccgggcgaggtggcgggcgcgtgtggtcccagctactcgggaggctgaggcaggagaacggcgtgaacccgggaggcagagcttgcagtgagctgagatccggccactgcactccagcctgggccacagagcgagactccgtctcaaaaaagaaaaaaaaaaaaagtgtcacgGACACCAGGATGTTTGGCCACCACTTCATTGTCGATCCAGCATTTTCCGTTATCGACAGTAGTGGGGTTTTCCATGCCTCCCAGTTGGTAGAGGAGTGGACGTGGCTGAATTGATTCTTCTTGGGCAGTGCTACACGGGTAGCCACTTTGCTCTGGTCTAAGGGTTAAACCTGGTTGCAGGGCCCAGTGAGGGGAGAAAGGCCAGGGGTCCCAGCAGAGGAAGTGTCTTTAGGAGCAGGAACACTCCACTCCTATGCTGACACGGAGCTCGAGCGCTAGGGTCTGCCCTCACCCCTGCCGTGTCGCAACCTTCATCGGCCCTGACCCATTCCGCTCGAGGAAGGCAGCCCACGCACTGGTCCCGTGACAGGCGCTTCCTTTGCAGGCTCTCCTGTCCGAAAATCCATCCAGCAGGACGCCCCGGGGACCAGGTTTCCTCAACTGAGCAAGGGGAGCCCTGAGGAGCCTGTGGTGGGGCGCCCCCTGGGGCAGAGGCAGCCCTGCCGGAAAGTGCTCCCCGACCGCTCGCGGGCCGCCCGGGACCGGGCCAACCAGAAGCTGGTGGAGTACATCGTGAAGGCCAAGGGCGCGGAGAGCCACCTGCGGGCCATCCTGAAGAGCAGGAAGCCGTCTCGCTGGCTGCAGACCTTCCTGAGCTCCAGCCAGTACGTGACCTGCGTGGAGACCTACCTGGAGGACGAGGGGCAGCTGGACCTGGTGGTGAAGTACTTGCAGGGCGTCTACCAGGAGGTGGGCGCCAAGGTGCTCCGGCGCACCAACGGTGACCGGATCCGGTTCATTCTGGACGTGCTTCTGCCCGAGGTGAGCCGCAGACTGGTGTGTCGTGTGGGCAGGGAGGAGCCTATGCTGGGATTTTCCAACACTCTGCACGAGGAGGCTGCGGAGGCCTCGTGTGTTTACGTCCCATCAGTGCTGGGAAATGTGAGCGCGTGCACTTGACCCCTGTGCAGAGACAGAGCCGCTTGGAAGCTGTCCTAAGCTGTCAGCACCAGGGGGTGCGAACTCCCTCCCCACCGTGGGCAAACAGATGCTCCCCGGCCTCGGTGGGTCAGTCCTAGGAAACCCACGGTGAGTTGGAAATTCCCAAGTCAGAATCGCATTTAGTACCCAggtaaacccattgtaagttgaaaaatTGTGAGTCGGTTATGCATCTGATACTCTGATAAACCCATGGTaagttaaataaaacagaaattagaCTGTCTGTGATTTTGAACTTCAGCTGCGGATTTGGTGCTTGGTGAGGAGCAAATACAGATTATTTTGAAGTTTGTATCTGAAATTTCAGAGAGGACATTGCTGGGCATATGTGTACATCTGTGGGAGAAAAACATACTCAAAACTATTCATAACTATGGGAATTTTCAAATAGAccccaaaagaaaataacataatgaACTCATAATGTGCCCATAAGCTGCCTGGAATTATTTTGGAGCATAAAAACcctcaagcttttttttttttttttttttggagaaagagtcttgctctgtcacccaggctggagtgcagtggtgcgatcttggcttactgcaagctccacctcctgggttcatgccattctcctgcctcagcctcccgagtagctgagactacagtacaggcgcctaccatcacgcctggctaatttttgtatttttagtagagacggggtttcaccgtgttagccgggatggtctcgatctcctgacctcatgattcacccgccttggcctcccaaagtgctgggattacaggcgtgagccaccgtgcccggccacatttttttttttttaacccataaaTACTTTAGTGTGTAAAGTGATTCTGTCCCCTGGGGGACACTGGCAGTGTCTGGGGACATTTGTGCTTGTCACAGCTAGGAGTGCTTCTGGCATGGAGTGGGTTGGGGCAGGGCTGCTGCTCAGcaccctgcagtgcccaggaCGGCCCCACCCCAGAGAACAGTCTGGCCCCAATGTCCACAGGGCCGAGTGGGAGAGACTCTGCTCTGAACCAAATGGACtctgttaaaaatgtatttaccaTAATCATAATACTAAAACAGGGATGATTCCTTAGTGTCAGGTATGTATTGTGTATTcaggatattcctttttttttttttttttgacaataaacttaaggccaggcgtggtggctcatgtctgtaattccagcactttgggaggccgaggcaggcggatcatgaggccaggagcttgagaccagcctggccaatatggtgaaaccccgtttctactaaaagtacaaaaattagccgggcgtggtggcacgtgcctataatcccagctactcgggaggctgaggcaggagaatcacttgaacctgggaggcggaggttgcagtgagctgagattgtgccactgcactccaacctgggtgacagggcaagactgtcccagaaaaaacaacaacaacaacaaaaacttaaaatttttcagaaatgcaCTTGTGAGTTTGGGTCTTGCCTTTTATTCTGTGCTTTTAGTGATCTGAGCTATTGTTTCTAGTCCAAAAGATAACACTGATTTAATTAAGAAACATCATTACAAGCAGGGGTTCATGGACTAGGTTCGTACCTTCTGAATCATGAGCCAGACCTTGTCTGGAGGGCGGAACCTGGTGACTTgggcttcctgaggccttctcagctGCGGGCCACATGGGGCCGGTTGGGCAGTGCCGGCTGCTGCTGAGCCTCGTGCCCTCTCACAGGCTATCATCTGTGCGATCTCTGCAGTGGACGAGGTGGACTACAAGACGGCCGAGGAGAAGTACATCAAGGGGCCTTCGCTGAGCTACCGGTAGGCTGCTCCCGGCGCTCTCTCCAGCCACTAGCATCTCTGCCTTGCAGGTTGTGTTTCTACAGGCAGTTTGGCTCCAGGTGCCACAGCCCCTCCCCCTCACGAGGTGGTCCAGGTGCTGGGCGGTGAGCTGATTACACATGCTGAACCCGCCCTGCGGATCACTCCTGCCCTCCAGGAAGACTGGGCCCGGGTCTCCCCAGCTGGTCGCTGTGGGCAGCACGGTGCCACGGGCACGTGCCTGGGCCACGTCTGTTCTTAATCTCTTTTTGCAAGGGTTGATGTTTGCTTTTTGAACTTTCCTCCCCTCTTTCCGCAGCCCCATGGCTGTGTGAGAAGTACGGCGAGATTAAGCAGCAGCAGGGCCCGGTGCTTTCCAGCAGCCAGAAGAATGCTGTGATCAAGATGTTTCTCTCACATCCGTGTGCTTAGCTGCCCTTGGATGTTTGGCCCCCAGAGCGCCTAATCCTGTCTCTGGGCATGCGGCCAGGCCTTGCTGGGAGCCAGGCGGGGCCCACGGGGCAGTGACAGGCTGAAGACTCAACTAGAGTCAAGGACAGGGTCTCTGGCCAGGGCGACTTGCGCAGCCACCGACGTCTCCCGGTCCCACAGTCACAGGAGACTCGTGGTGAAGATGCTGAACTCCCTCACCAGCCCCATGTCCTCCCTGGGCAGGGCAGGAGGGGCTGCTGGAGAGGTCAGGGAGGAGGAGGTGTGGGGCCTCGGTGGCTTTGGCAGGCCAGCCCCGCAGAGCTGCCCAAAGGTGGAATTTGGCCTTGTTTAGGGAGTGTTGGTCCAGCTGGCTTTACCAAAACGGGAAAGGTCTTTGGATGCAGACACGGGCTGTTTTCCTGCTGGATCTTCATGGTCCCCTCGTCAAGCTTGCCGTAAGAATCAGTGAGGTCCGGGGAAGTAAGGTCAGAGCCAGCACACCTGGACTCAGCCTCCGGGTTTGTCCTCTGCCTCCGTCTCAGAAGCCTCTTCACCGCTCCACTCCCATCTGTGGAAATCTTCCAtcctcctgattttttttttctgagtctggGTTGCCGACATCAGTACCCATTAGGTGTTCATCACGGCTTCTAGTTACCATCAAAACCTCCAGCCAACTGCGAGAAACGGTGCAGGTGCTGTGATGGCGAAGTTGGTTGGGTTGAATACACAGGCCGTGATTTTATCGTGCCGGGGACGTGGTCAAAGTAAGGCCAGTGAGCAGCATCGCATTTGACCTTTGGCCTCAGTGGAGGCTTGGGTCACACACTGGGTGTCCTGGGACCCAGTCCCCGCCCCCTGCACGGCGTTTCCCAGGCTCTCTTGTCCTTTTAGAGTTGCACCATGAGCCGCTCTGCACTCTTCCCAAGGCTGTCCTTCTCACACCTGCCTTTCTCGGCACTGCCGCTGGCGTGCTCTCCCCTGTTTCCAGGTCTGCTGGGGCACACGTCAGAGCCAGCAGCCCTTGTTGATCTCTTTTGATCCGGGGCAGCCCTGTTCCTGGGAGGGGTTGCTAGCTAAGCAATtgttataattttcctttacagGGAGGTCATTTAGTAAGGACAATTTGGCATCTCATACTCTTtcgtaaaaaattatttttagccagtcacagtggctcatgtctgtaatcccagcactttgagaggctaaggtgggaggatcccttgagcccaggagtttgaggctgcagcgagccgtcatgccactgcatcctagcctgggtgacggagcaacaccctgtctctaaaaataaatattattttaaaacattgttaaggccaggtgtggttgctcatgcccataatcccagcactctgggaggctgaggcgggtggatcatgaggtcaggagtccgagaccatactggccaacatggcgaatccctgtctctactggaaaaaaaaaaaaaaaaagccaggcatggtggtgcggcACATgtagtcagtcccagctactcgggatgctgagacaggggaatcacttgaaccagggaggtggaggttgcagtgagccaagattgtgctgccgcattccagcctggcaatagagcgaggctccgtctcaaaaaaaaaaaattacacatagcATAAAAGTTACCGTCCTTCCCTTTTTCAGTGTCCGGTTCGATGGCGGTGAGTACATTCATACTGCTGTGTAGCCGGCAGCACTGCTCATCTCAGAACTTCATCCTTCCAAACTGCAGCTCTGTCCCCATCAAACAACTGCCCTctcatgtgtatatacatacagacacccacacacacacacacatatatatttctttttttttttttgagacgaagtcttgctctgtcacccaggctggagtgcagtcgtgtgatctcagctcactgcaacctctgcaacccccaacccctgggttcaagtggttgtCCTGACacagcctccggagtggctgggattacaggtgcctgccaccacgaccggctaatttttgtatttttagtagaggcagcaTTTCACCAtctaggccaggctggtcttgaactcctgaccttgtgatccacccgccttggcctcccaaagtgctgggattacaggcatgagccactgcgcccagcctctctgtcatgttctttttttttttctctttttttgagatggagtcttgctctgtcacccaggctggagtacaatggtgtgatcttggctcactgcaacctccgcctcccgggttcaagcgactctcctgcctcagcctcctaagtagctgggattacagactgcaccaccacgcccggttttttgttttgttttgttttgtttttggtatttttagtagagacggggtttcacagtgttagccagaatggtctcaaactcctgacctcgtgatccacctgcctcggcctcccaaagtgctgg comes from Macaca fascicularis isolate 582-1 chromosome 19, T2T-MFA8v1.1 and encodes:
- the PWWP3A gene encoding PWWP domain-containing DNA repair factor 3A isoform X8 produces the protein MKPDVLLARIPRSWRKTASLPKHPWGLIPCVLSWRKTRKTRSHQESFYTMVKSVRQRDKKASVVYIEGQMNPKRKGFTVSLKSLKHFDCKEKQTLLNQARVDFDQAIGWCISLITDYRVRLGCGSFAGSFLEYYAADISSPVRKSIQQDAPGTRFPQLSKGSPEEPVVGRPLGQRQPCRKVLPDRSRAARDRANQKLVEYIVKAKGAESHLRAILKSRKPSRWLQTFLSSSQYVTCVETYLEDEGQLDLVVKYLQGVYQEVGAKVLRRTNGDRIRFILDVLLPEAIICAISAVDEVDYKTAEEKYIKGPSLSYREKEIFDNQLLEERKRRRW